A single Nocardioides bizhenqiangii DNA region contains:
- a CDS encoding WXG100 family type VII secretion target, translating to MAQPDEFGQGDGTLSHAAGLVTDARTDFTSYSARLDGQIAGVQGRWGGRGAQAFFLLHQAWTEKQRTIVNALDDFAASLTSTEQDNTATDDEIGGSYAQLRSRLG from the coding sequence ATGGCGCAGCCCGATGAGTTCGGCCAGGGAGACGGCACCCTGAGCCACGCGGCCGGTCTCGTGACCGATGCCCGGACCGACTTCACCTCCTACAGCGCCCGTCTCGACGGCCAGATCGCCGGGGTGCAGGGCCGGTGGGGTGGCCGCGGCGCGCAGGCCTTCTTCCTCCTCCACCAGGCGTGGACGGAGAAGCAGCGGACGATCGTCAACGCCCTCGACGACTTCGCCGCGTCGCTGACCTCGACCGAGCAGGACAACACCGCCACCGACGACGAGATCGGCGGGAGCTACGCCCAGCTCCGCAGCCGGCTCGGCTGA
- a CDS encoding YibE/F family protein — protein MGHGHAHRAPAGVDEAVEVGGPGRTALLVALGMAAVATVVGLVVWWPSGDASEVESAQYAADGVTFPVGEVRDVGEPCPFDEAPPEGCGLVTVEVDGRDVDVQVPPEVINAGLARGDSVELLKTPAADGAESTYSYFATDRDGTLVWLLLLFLVVVLAIARWRGLFALIGLAFGAAVVWWFLLPALLDGASGVGVALTGASAIMFVVLYMTHGLSMRTSTALAGTLVGIAITGLLSVVAVADARLTGISDDAGGVLRAYGDGLDFPSLLGCALVIAGLGVLNDVTITQASAVWELRAASPQASRWEIYAGAMRIGRDHIASTIYTIVFAYVGTALLVLMLLSIYDRSLLELRSTEQLAEEIVRTLVTSIGLVLAVPATTALGVLIVAPTRPGAPPSPGHE, from the coding sequence GTGGGCCACGGACACGCACATCGAGCCCCTGCGGGCGTCGACGAGGCGGTCGAGGTGGGTGGTCCGGGACGGACCGCGCTGCTGGTCGCCCTGGGGATGGCGGCGGTGGCCACCGTCGTCGGGCTGGTCGTCTGGTGGCCGTCCGGCGACGCCTCGGAGGTCGAGTCCGCGCAGTACGCCGCCGACGGCGTGACCTTCCCGGTCGGCGAGGTGCGCGACGTCGGTGAGCCGTGCCCGTTCGACGAGGCGCCCCCGGAGGGCTGCGGGCTGGTGACGGTCGAGGTCGACGGCCGCGACGTCGACGTCCAGGTGCCGCCGGAGGTCATCAACGCCGGCCTCGCCCGCGGTGACTCGGTCGAGCTTCTGAAGACTCCGGCCGCTGACGGGGCGGAGTCGACGTACTCCTACTTCGCCACGGACCGGGACGGCACGCTGGTCTGGCTGCTGCTCCTCTTCCTCGTCGTCGTGCTCGCGATCGCGCGCTGGCGCGGTCTCTTCGCCCTGATCGGCCTCGCCTTCGGTGCGGCAGTGGTGTGGTGGTTCCTGCTGCCCGCGCTGCTGGACGGCGCCTCGGGCGTCGGCGTGGCGCTCACCGGTGCGTCGGCCATCATGTTCGTGGTCCTCTACATGACGCACGGACTGTCCATGCGGACGAGCACAGCGCTCGCCGGGACCCTGGTCGGCATCGCGATCACCGGGTTGCTGTCCGTGGTCGCCGTCGCCGACGCGCGGCTGACCGGCATCTCCGACGACGCCGGCGGCGTGCTGCGGGCCTACGGCGACGGCCTCGACTTCCCGTCCCTGCTGGGCTGCGCCCTGGTGATCGCGGGGCTCGGCGTGCTCAACGACGTCACGATCACGCAGGCGTCGGCGGTCTGGGAGCTGCGCGCGGCGTCACCCCAGGCCTCGCGATGGGAGATCTACGCCGGCGCGATGCGGATCGGGCGCGACCACATCGCGTCCACGATCTACACGATCGTCTTCGCCTACGTCGGGACGGCGCTGCTGGTGCTGATGCTGCTCAGCATCTACGACCGTTCGCTCCTCGAGCTCCGCTCGACCGAGCAGCTCGCGGAGGAGATCGTGCGCACCCTGGTCACGTCGATCGGGCTGGTGCTCGCGGTGCCGGCGACGACCGCGCTGGGCGTCCTCATCGTGGCACCCACGCGACCTGGAGCACCACCGTCCCCCGGTCACGAGTGA
- a CDS encoding EsaB/YukD family protein, whose protein sequence is MPVADGLLRVTAVAGGRRSDLAVPGGVAVAELLPDLARAVGLLDPAAVYAGYRVHAHGRRLRPDRGLREQGVEDGALLAVAVGADAPAPAVHDDLADATAAAVERQRAWRPAETRRTTLVAGLLAVVVGLIALGWELVPRTTADGSLPGPRLDPGVVAAVVLALVVLAGHALPAAAVALGVARADSVPVDPDRLQAMVARSARVLLIGSAAVGVVATLAVPVVVDGSAGAVLAVDCCVVLLLRARRHRAAAQVAVDVGGGLAGLFAAVVALLARHPEDRSAVAAGVLLLGALNCALTRLPAVPSVLRARLLDVLEVLVLVALAPLLLVATDGLARIPEM, encoded by the coding sequence ATGCCGGTCGCCGACGGACTGCTGCGGGTCACCGCCGTCGCCGGGGGACGGCGGAGCGACCTCGCTGTGCCGGGCGGGGTCGCCGTCGCCGAGCTGCTGCCCGACCTCGCCCGGGCGGTCGGGCTGCTCGACCCGGCCGCGGTCTACGCGGGCTACCGGGTCCACGCCCACGGTCGGAGGCTCCGACCCGACCGGGGGCTGCGCGAGCAGGGCGTCGAAGACGGCGCCCTGCTCGCCGTGGCCGTGGGGGCCGACGCTCCGGCGCCCGCCGTCCACGACGACCTCGCCGACGCGACCGCTGCCGCAGTGGAGCGGCAGCGAGCGTGGCGACCGGCCGAGACCCGTCGGACGACGCTGGTGGCCGGCCTGCTCGCCGTCGTCGTGGGTCTGATCGCGCTCGGGTGGGAGCTGGTGCCCCGGACGACGGCGGACGGGTCCCTTCCCGGTCCGCGGTTGGATCCGGGGGTGGTCGCGGCCGTCGTGCTCGCCCTGGTGGTGCTCGCCGGCCATGCGCTCCCGGCAGCGGCGGTCGCGCTCGGCGTCGCTCGGGCGGACTCAGTGCCGGTCGACCCCGACCGGTTGCAGGCGATGGTCGCGCGGTCGGCCCGGGTCCTCCTCATCGGCTCCGCGGCGGTCGGGGTCGTCGCCACGCTGGCCGTGCCGGTCGTCGTCGACGGCAGCGCCGGCGCGGTGCTCGCCGTCGACTGCTGCGTCGTGCTGCTGCTCCGCGCCCGCCGGCACCGCGCGGCGGCGCAGGTGGCGGTCGACGTAGGCGGGGGCCTGGCCGGGCTGTTCGCGGCCGTGGTCGCCTTGCTGGCGCGTCACCCCGAAGACAGGTCGGCGGTCGCCGCCGGCGTCCTCCTGCTCGGCGCTCTCAACTGCGCGCTGACCAGGCTGCCGGCGGTCCCGAGCGTGCTGCGCGCCCGGCTCCTCGACGTCCTCGAGGTGCTCGTCCTGGTCGCGCTGGCGCCGCTGTTGCTGGTCGCCACCGACGGCCTGGCCCGGATCCCGGAGATGTGA
- a CDS encoding WXG100 family type VII secretion target has translation MGTNLDGLRVQHGALDQAASDMFQTVKDIDERMNRLESELEPLRSEWAGHAQLAYVHAKATWDRAIQEMRDLLDESHRTVYQSNAEYQAVDRRGAARFEF, from the coding sequence ATGGGCACCAACCTCGACGGCCTGCGCGTCCAGCACGGCGCGCTCGACCAGGCCGCTTCCGACATGTTCCAGACGGTCAAGGACATCGACGAGCGGATGAACCGGCTCGAGTCCGAGCTCGAGCCGCTGCGCAGCGAGTGGGCGGGCCACGCCCAGCTGGCCTACGTCCACGCCAAGGCGACGTGGGACCGCGCCATCCAGGAGATGCGCGACCTGCTGGACGAGAGCCACCGCACCGTCTACCAGTCCAACGCGGAGTACCAAGCGGTCGACCGCCGCGGCGCCGCGCGCTTCGAGTTCTGA
- the eccCa gene encoding type VII secretion protein EccCa, translating into MTVPPDLPSGRIPLEEPPRLPAAEGAGGVAMTAIPMLGSLGSVMLVASLGGGSSEVRVVAAGLFLLTTVAYLGIQLDRQRGQRRRRLTSARRSYLRHLAGVRVAVRDAADGQRRALLWLHPDPAALPAVATEGDRVWERRPDDPAFLQVRYGVAPQPLSAELAAPADLSADDADPAAVSAVRRLLEAHRTIPDLPVTVDLRRHHRIAVVGPHEAARGLARALVCSAATLHVPDHLALAVLAADDALDAWEWVKWLPHAQSAARSDAVGPVRLVSSSPAALTEVLSDLPGTAHLLLLVDGAEPGSPVRGQRGATVIEVGAADDPPAAGTLRIDVPGAGEVRADQCDAATAEAVARRLLPRQVPADAGDAAPAAPAGLPELLGIDGIDAFDPATGWRPRPARDRMRVPVGVGPDPSTGSGTKVYLDLKESAQQGMGPHGLVVGATGSGKSEFLRTLVLGLAMTHPPEQLNLVLVDFKGGATFAGMADLPHVSAVITNLAGELALVDRMHDALAGEMVRRQEVLRSAGNLASMRDHARAREQGADLPPLPSLLVVVDEFSELLAAKPELTELFVAIGRVGRSLGLHLLLASQRLEEGRLRGLESHLSYRVGLRTFSAQESRTVLGVPDAYELPSVPGLGYLKQGPATLTRFQAAYVSGPPVGRAVRRRPDRRGPLVLPFVAREVRAASPAPTTHVADRQDGPSILDLAVARMRGLGPAAHRVWLPPLAEPPRLEQLAPAAAGPLRIAVGIVDRPREQRRDPLVLDLTGAGGHVAVVGGPRSGKSTLLRTILAAAALSGSPRQTQWYVLDLGGGGFGSLAGLPHVSGIAGRKDRDVVRRIVAEVQAIADDRDAGDVDDGRGDVFLCVDGWGTLRAEFDDLEPTLQQLAQRGLGLGIHLVAASARWSDFRAALRDQLGTRLELRLGDPVDSEVDRRVAAAVPTDRPGRGLVPGPLHFLAALPPEDERLVAAARAAWPGQEAAPLRLLPSTVGLDVVRRQAGADVPGLLLGIDEARLAPVALDPGVEPHLLVFGDGRSGKSGLLRTYLHEVVRTRTPAQAQVVLVDYRRSLLGEVPDRQLLHYLTSADQARPALEELASYLRTRLPGPDVTPDQLRGRSWWSGAEVFVVVDDYDLVATPQGSPVAALQPLLAQAADVGLHLVVARRSGGAARALYEPVIQSLRDLAVPGVLLSGSREEGPLVGTVRPTPAAPGRARLVTRDRGTVVLQVAWVPR; encoded by the coding sequence ATGACGGTGCCTCCCGACCTGCCCTCGGGCCGGATCCCGCTCGAGGAGCCGCCGCGGCTGCCAGCTGCCGAGGGCGCCGGCGGTGTGGCGATGACCGCGATCCCCATGCTCGGGAGCCTCGGCTCGGTGATGCTGGTCGCGTCGCTCGGGGGCGGCAGCTCGGAGGTCCGGGTGGTCGCGGCCGGACTGTTCCTCCTCACGACGGTCGCCTACCTCGGCATCCAGCTCGACCGGCAACGGGGACAGCGCCGGCGCCGGCTGACCAGCGCCCGGCGCAGCTACCTGCGTCACCTGGCCGGCGTGCGGGTCGCCGTCCGCGACGCCGCCGATGGCCAGCGCCGGGCCCTGCTCTGGCTGCACCCGGATCCGGCTGCGCTGCCCGCGGTCGCGACGGAGGGCGACCGGGTGTGGGAGCGGCGGCCGGACGATCCGGCCTTCCTGCAGGTGAGGTACGGCGTCGCTCCCCAGCCGCTCTCCGCCGAGCTCGCGGCACCGGCCGACCTGTCCGCGGACGACGCCGATCCGGCAGCAGTGTCGGCCGTGCGCCGACTCCTCGAGGCCCACCGGACGATTCCCGACCTCCCGGTCACCGTCGACCTCCGCCGGCACCACCGGATCGCGGTCGTGGGACCGCACGAGGCTGCCCGCGGCCTGGCCCGCGCCCTGGTCTGCTCCGCCGCCACCCTCCACGTACCCGACCACCTCGCCCTGGCCGTGCTCGCGGCCGACGACGCGCTCGACGCGTGGGAGTGGGTCAAGTGGCTCCCGCACGCGCAGAGCGCGGCACGATCCGACGCGGTCGGTCCGGTCCGGTTGGTCAGCTCCTCTCCTGCGGCCCTGACCGAGGTCCTCTCCGACCTCCCCGGCACCGCCCACCTGCTGCTCCTGGTCGACGGCGCCGAGCCGGGCAGTCCGGTGCGCGGGCAGCGCGGCGCCACCGTCATCGAGGTCGGCGCCGCGGACGACCCGCCGGCGGCGGGCACCCTGCGGATCGACGTCCCGGGCGCGGGCGAGGTCCGAGCCGACCAGTGCGACGCGGCGACGGCGGAAGCGGTGGCGCGCCGCCTGCTGCCCCGACAGGTCCCCGCCGACGCGGGAGACGCTGCACCGGCAGCGCCCGCCGGGCTCCCCGAGCTGCTGGGGATCGACGGCATCGACGCGTTCGACCCGGCGACCGGCTGGCGTCCGCGACCCGCCCGCGACCGGATGCGGGTGCCGGTCGGTGTCGGCCCCGACCCTTCGACAGGCTCAGGGACCAAGGTGTACCTCGACCTCAAGGAATCGGCACAGCAGGGCATGGGCCCGCACGGGCTGGTCGTCGGCGCGACGGGGAGCGGCAAGTCGGAGTTCCTCCGCACGCTCGTGCTCGGGCTGGCGATGACCCACCCGCCCGAGCAGCTCAACCTGGTGCTCGTCGACTTCAAGGGCGGCGCGACGTTCGCCGGCATGGCGGACCTGCCGCACGTCTCGGCCGTGATCACCAACCTGGCGGGCGAGCTCGCCCTCGTCGACCGGATGCACGACGCCCTCGCGGGCGAGATGGTGCGCCGTCAGGAGGTCCTGCGCAGCGCGGGCAATCTTGCGTCGATGCGCGACCACGCGCGCGCCCGGGAACAGGGGGCGGACCTGCCGCCGCTGCCCTCGCTGCTCGTCGTGGTCGACGAGTTCTCCGAGCTGCTGGCGGCGAAACCGGAGCTCACCGAGCTGTTCGTCGCGATCGGGCGCGTCGGCCGCTCGCTCGGGCTGCACCTGCTGCTCGCCTCCCAGCGGCTCGAGGAGGGCCGGCTGCGTGGGCTCGAGTCGCACCTCTCCTACCGCGTCGGCCTGCGCACCTTCAGCGCGCAGGAGTCCCGCACCGTCCTCGGCGTGCCCGACGCCTACGAGCTGCCGTCCGTCCCCGGTCTCGGCTACCTCAAGCAGGGCCCGGCGACGCTGACCCGGTTCCAGGCGGCGTACGTCTCCGGACCACCTGTCGGCCGCGCCGTACGACGGCGCCCCGACCGCCGTGGACCGCTGGTGCTGCCGTTCGTGGCCCGCGAGGTGCGCGCGGCCTCACCTGCGCCGACGACCCACGTCGCGGATCGGCAGGACGGGCCGTCGATCCTCGACCTCGCGGTGGCCCGGATGCGTGGTCTCGGCCCCGCCGCGCACCGGGTCTGGCTGCCGCCGCTCGCCGAGCCTCCACGGCTCGAGCAGCTCGCCCCGGCGGCGGCCGGCCCGCTCCGGATCGCGGTCGGGATCGTGGACCGCCCGCGGGAGCAGCGCCGCGACCCACTGGTGCTCGACCTGACCGGGGCCGGTGGCCACGTGGCGGTGGTCGGCGGTCCCCGGAGCGGCAAGAGCACGCTGCTGCGCACCATCCTGGCAGCGGCGGCGCTCTCGGGCAGCCCGAGGCAGACGCAGTGGTACGTGCTCGACCTGGGCGGCGGCGGCTTCGGCTCCCTGGCCGGTCTCCCGCACGTGTCCGGCATTGCCGGGCGCAAAGACCGCGACGTCGTACGCCGGATCGTGGCCGAGGTCCAGGCCATCGCCGACGACCGCGACGCGGGCGACGTCGACGACGGACGCGGCGACGTCTTCCTCTGCGTCGACGGCTGGGGCACGTTGCGCGCCGAGTTCGACGACCTCGAGCCCACGCTCCAACAGCTGGCGCAGCGCGGGCTCGGCCTGGGCATCCACCTGGTGGCGGCCAGCGCCCGGTGGTCGGACTTCAGGGCCGCGCTCCGTGACCAGCTCGGCACCCGGCTCGAGCTGCGGCTCGGAGATCCGGTCGACTCGGAGGTGGACCGTCGGGTCGCGGCGGCGGTGCCGACCGACCGTCCCGGCCGCGGACTGGTGCCGGGTCCGCTGCACTTCCTGGCCGCGCTCCCACCCGAGGACGAGCGGCTGGTCGCGGCGGCGCGGGCCGCATGGCCCGGCCAGGAGGCGGCGCCGCTGCGGTTGCTGCCCAGCACGGTCGGCCTCGACGTCGTCCGACGCCAGGCCGGCGCCGACGTACCCGGGTTGCTGCTCGGCATCGACGAGGCACGGCTGGCGCCGGTCGCGCTCGATCCCGGGGTCGAACCGCACCTGCTGGTGTTCGGCGACGGCCGGTCCGGCAAGAGCGGGCTGCTGCGGACCTACCTGCACGAGGTGGTCCGCACCCGCACGCCCGCGCAGGCCCAGGTGGTCCTCGTCGACTACCGCCGCTCCCTGCTCGGCGAGGTGCCCGACCGGCAGCTGCTGCACTACCTGACCTCCGCCGACCAGGCCCGGCCCGCGCTGGAGGAGCTGGCGTCCTACCTCCGCACGCGGCTCCCCGGACCCGACGTCACGCCCGACCAGCTGCGCGGGCGGTCGTGGTGGAGCGGGGCGGAGGTGTTCGTCGTCGTCGACGACTACGACCTGGTCGCGACGCCGCAGGGCTCCCCCGTCGCCGCGCTCCAGCCGCTGCTCGCCCAGGCCGCCGACGTCGGCCTGCACCTGGTCGTGGCCCGTCGCAGTGGCGGAGCCGCCCGCGCGCTCTACGAACCGGTGATCCAGTCGCTGCGCGACCTGGCCGTGCCCGGCGTGCTGCTCAGCGGCAGCCGGGAGGAGGGCCCGCTCGTCGGGACGGTGCGGCCGACGCCGGCCGCGCCGGGTCGGGCGCGGCTGGTCACTCGTGACCGGGGGACGGTGGTGCTCCAGGTCGCGTGGGTGCCACGATGA